In Quercus robur chromosome 10, dhQueRobu3.1, whole genome shotgun sequence, a genomic segment contains:
- the LOC126703444 gene encoding flavonol synthase/flavanone 3-hydroxylase-like: MVSSVIPTVDLSPFFRDGDHQGDKNKAMEAIGQACSEYGFFQIVNHGVPHDLMSQALHLSKTFFEYPGEEKLKSSPGSEAPLPAGYSRQPKHSQDKNEYLLLFPPQSNFNVYPKNPPEFREVFEEIFSHLTRTGVLVESILNECLGLPPHFLKEYNHDRSWDFMTALHYFPATKIENNGLSEHEDGNLITFVFQDEAGGLEVCKNGEWIPVTPAEATIVVNVGDVIQVLSNNRFKSATHRVVRTEGRSRYSYAFFYNLQGDKYVEPLSQFTKDIGEPPKYRGFLYKEYQQLRMRNKTHPPSRPEDVVHITHYAISTT, from the exons ATGGTTAGCTCAGTCATTCCCACCGTTGATTTATCTCCTTTCTTTAGAGATGGGGATCATCAGGGTGACAAGAACAAGGCCATGGAGGCAATAGGTCAAGCCTGTTCTGAGTATGGCTTCTTCCAGATTGTGAACCATGGTGTGCCCCATGATCTAATGAGCCAAGCCCTTCACCTCTCGAAGACATTCTTTGAGTACCCTGGTGAGGAAAAGCTCAAGTCTAGTCCTGGGTCTGAAGCACCACTTCCTGCAGGTTACAGTAGGCAGCCTAAACACTCGCAGGACAAGAATGAGTACTTGCTACTGTTTCCACCCCAGTCCAACTTCAATGTGTACCCCAAAAACCCACCTGAATTCAG GGAAGTATTTGAAGAGATTTTCTCCCACTTAACCAGAACTGGTGTGCTTGTGGAGAGCATCTTAAATGAGTGCTTGGGTCTCCCTCCCCACTTCCTCAAGGAATACAATCATGATAGGAGCTGGGATTTCATGACGGCTTTGCATTACTTCCCGGCAACTAAAATTGAGAATAATGGTCTCTCCGAACATGAAGACGGGAATTTGATCACTTTTGTGTTTCAAGATGAAGCAGGAGGCCTAGAAGTTTGCAAAAATGGAGAATGGATTCCGGTAACGCCTGCAGAGGCCACAATCGTTGTCAATGTAGGCGATGTCATTCAG GTGTTGAGCAACAACAGATTTAAGAGTGCAACTCATAGAGTAGTGAGAACTGAAGGAAGAAGCCGATACTCGTATGCCTTTTTCTATAACCTGCAAGGAGACAAGTACGTTGAACCATTATCACAGTTCACCAAAGATATTGGAGAGCCACCCAAGTACAGAGGATTCCTTTACAAGGAGTACCAGCAGTTGAGGATGAGAAACAAGACCCATCCACCTTCCAGACCTGAAGACGTAGTTCACATTACTCACTATGCAATATCCACCACCTAG
- the LOC126704162 gene encoding cytochrome P450 98A2-like, which yields MSLPLLLVSITLIFLVFKLYKGIRFKLPPGPYPWPILGNLAHIKPVGCRNFNEWSQIYGPIMSVWYGSDLSIVVLNSKLAKEVLKDNDHQLASRPRRSLTAKVVKDGKDLIWADYGPHYVKVRKVCTMELFSPKSIEALRPIREDEVRAMVESIFKDCTNPEGYGKSLMVRKYLGSVAFNNITRLVFGERFENEGVMDQHGLEFKAIVEQERKVGQSLIIAHSIKLLGWISWLKKGEIAKHLAHKDAFTRTIMEKHIQSCNKGGKHFVDTLLTLRERDELSEDTIMGLLGDMITAGMDTIAIVAEWAMAELIKNPRVQQKAQDELDRVIGPNRVMTESDLSSLTYLQCIAKEALRLHPPTPLMLPHLADADVKIGGYDIPKGSHVQVNVWAIGRDPEVWKDPLEFRPERFLEEDVDIKGHDFRLLPFGAGRRMCPAAQLSINLVMSILGHLLHHFHWDPPGGVQLEEIDMFESPGLVTYMRTPLQAVPRIRLSPNLYKRKGVCD from the coding sequence atgTCTCTCCCTCTTCTACTTGTATCAATCACCTTGATCTTCCTTGTTTTCAAACTCTATAAAGGGATAAGGTTCAAGCTCCCACCAGGTCCATATCCATGGCCCATCCTAGGAAACCTTGCTCACATCAAGCCAGTTGGGTGCCGCAATTTCAATGAATGGTCACAAATTTATGGTCCAATCATGTCTGTGTGGTATGGTTCAGATTTGAGCATAGTTGTGTTAAACTCAAAATTAGCAAAAGAAGTACTCAAAGATAATGATCACCAATTAGCAAGTAGGCCCAGGAGAAGTCTAACTGCTAAGGTTGTCAAAGATGGTAAGGATCTTATTTGGGCTGATTATGGCCCCCACTATGTAAAGGTAAGGAAAGTTTGTACCATGGAGCTCTTCTCTCCTAAGAGCATTGAAGCTCTTAGGCCCATTAGAGAAGATGAAGTTAGAGCTATGGTTGAATCAATTTTTAAGGATTGCACCAATCCTGAAGGTTATGGGAAAAGTCTAATGGTTAGGAAGTATTTGGGGTCAGTGGCATTCAACAATATTACAAGACTAGTATTTGGAGAGAGGTTTGAGAATGAGGGTGTCATGGACCAGCATGGATTGGAATTTAAGGCAATTGTGGAGCAGGAAAGGAAGGTTGGTCAATCACTTATTATAGCTCATTCGATAAAGTTGCTAGGATGGATTTCATGGCttaaaaaaggagaaattgcCAAGCATTTGGCACACAAAGATGCATTCACTAGGACTATCATGGAAAAGCACATACAATCATGCAATAAAGGTGGTAAACATTTTGTGGATACATTGCTTACTcttagagaaagagatgaacttaGTGAGGATACCATAATGGGACTACTTGGAGACATGATCACAGCAGGCATGGACACCATTGCTATAGTTGCTGAATGGGCCATGGCCGAGTTGATCAAGAACCCGAGGGTCCAACAAAAGGCCCAAGACGAGCTAGACCGCGTAATTGGGCCCAACCGTGTGATGACCGAATCGGACTTGTCAAGTCTCACTTACTTGCAATGTATTGCGAAGGAGGCCCTAAGGTTGCACCCTCCAACACCATTGATGCTACCCCATTTGGCTGATGCCGATGTCAAGATTGGTGGCTATGACATTCCAAAGGGTTCTCATGTTCAAGTCAACGTTTGGGCCATAGGTCGTGACCCAGAGGTTTGGAAAGACCCATTAGAGTTTAGGCCTGAAAGGTtccttgaagaagatgttgataTAAAGGGTCATGATTTTAGGTTGCTACCCTTTGGTGCTGGGAGGCGTATGTGTCCTGCTGCACAACTTAGCATCAATTTGGTCATGTCCATATTGGGTCACTTATTGCATCATTTCCACTGGGACCCTCCTGGAGGGGTCCAATTAGAGGAAATTGACATGTTTGAGAGCCCAGGATTGGTCACTTACATGAGGACACCGTTGCAAGCTGTTCCTCGTATTAGGCTATCACCAAACTTGTACAAGCGTAAGGGTGTGTGTGACTAG